TGAGTCGTTAGCCCCGATGATGAAGCCTTCTAACTCGAAAGAGAGTGAAAGTATTCGTCAAAAGCTGATGCATGCGGGATATCACGATGCCAACGCACTCACCATTTTTTATGCTTTTAAAGGGATGTCCTTGGTGGTTGGCCTTGGGATGGCGGCTGGTTTTTATTTCCTCGCTCCTGATATGTCGATGTTGAATCTAGCAATGGCGATTAGCGTAGGGGTGGGGTTGTATGCACCCAATATGGCGCTCAACTACAAAGTGGAAAAGCGGCAGAAAAGAATTCGTGGCGGTATCGCTGATGCGCTGGATTTGCTGGTGGTATGTACGGAGTCTGGGCTAGGTTTTAATTCTGCACTGAGAAGAGTCGCTGACGAACTCACTATCTCTCATCCAGACTTTGCCGATGAATTGGATACCGTATGCGTCAAGATCAATGCGGGGATTGAAATGTCAGATGCGTTTGAAGACATGATTGAACGCACTGGTCTGACTGAAATTGCAGGCTTGGTCACTATGTTGGCTCACGCTTCACGTATCGGTGGTAGCTTGTCGCAAACATTACGTGAATATACGGAAGACTATCGAGATAAAAGAAATCAGGAAGTCGAAGAAATTGCAGCGAAAATCCCGACAAAAATGATTTTCCCATTATTGCTATTTATCTGGCCATGCTTCTTTATTGTTGCGATTGGTCCATCTATGTTGCTGTTCACGTCGACTTTAGGTAACGGGTAATTAAGGAACCAGTTATGAAAGGACTTCATTTTATAATGCTCATTCTGTCTATGATGTTTTTGACCGCTTGTGCATCCAATGAGCCAGGTATCGATACCTCGTTATACGAAGGTAAACCGATTGATACGTTATCCTCAGATGAGCCACCAAAAACGGAGCAAGAAGCGATTACGCGCGGTGATACGGCGTTAAGTGCGGGGAACAGTGACTTGGCCCTCTACGAATACATTCGCTCATTATCTTTCGAAAATGGCCAGTATAAGGACAGAACGCTATACAATATCGGCCGAATTCATCAGTCGAGAGGCAATCTGCCTTTGGCGGAAAAAGCATTCTTACTCGCAATCAATGAAAACCCGAATAATATCGAAGTGTTGGAGCAACTTGGCACCATCTACAGCAAGTCGGGTGACTTAGAGTTGGGTAAGAGTTATTTCCTTCGCTCAATTAACGCGGATCAGATCCGCTTCAAGAGCAATAAAACACTGAATGAAAAAGATTTGGTTAAGCCTCAGGAAGTGATTGAGCTTAACGTTGACCAATACTCTCCGGAATACGCTTATATGGGGCTTGGAGTGATTGCGGATTTAGATGCGGAACACAAACTCGCTCAGGCGTTTTATAAACAAGCATTGAGTATAAAGCCGGACTCGATTAAGACGTTGATTAATGTCAGTTACTCTTTTTATATGTCGGGAGATTATCGTAAAGCTCAGCGTTTCGTATTACAGGCATTAAAGCAAGACTCAAGTAACGAGAAAGCATTGAATAACCTCGCACTGATTTATTTAGGGAAAGGGGAGATCACTCGTGCCGTCAATGTATTCTCCAAGCATATGGACAAACCGGAAGCTCTCAACAATGTCGGTTATTTTCTGATCTTACAGGGTAAGCCTGACCAAGCCATTCCCTACTTACAACAAGCCATAGACAGCAAAACCTCCTATTACAAGGTAGCTAATGAAAACCTTGAACGGGCGTTGGCTATGGTCAGAGAAGAAAAGGCGGCAGAAGGGCTTGCTGCGTCAGAATAGTCATAGGGAGAGTTTTCTCTCCCTACTTGGTAAACGAGTGAGCTGGTTTTAAGTGAGGTATCCGCCAGCTACACCCACAATCATGAAGAAGATGACCATCCAAACAATAGGCAGTTTCATCTGCTTGAGTAGATAAAAGCCAACCAGAACTAGTGAAATATCCAGAGGGCTCATAACCGCGCTGGTAAAGACGGGCTGATAGAGAGCAGCGATCAGCAAGCCCACAACGGCAGCGTTGACACCGCTCACCGCACCAGACACCTTCGGCATTTTCGATAGCGATTGCCAGTTTTTTAGCACGCCAAGTAGCAGCAAGAAGCCTGGTAAAAATACCCCCAGAGTGGCAATCAATGCGCCTGCCACTGGTGCTTGTGGTAACAATTCATAACCAATGTAGGTTGCAAAGGTAAACATCGGTCCCGGTACGGCTTGAGCAGCAGCGTAGCCTGTGAGGAAAGCATCTTGAGTGATCTGGTCTCCCACCATATTTTGTAGTAAGGGTAAGACAACATGGCCGCCGCCAAATACCAAACTCCCTGCTTGGAAGAAATCGTTGAAGAGCGCGAGGGCTGGCATAATGTGGGTGATGAAAGGCAAGCCCACAAGCAAAGCCACAAAGAGAGCCAGAGGAAGGACAGATGGTTCAAAGCGCTTTGGGACTGTTTGATCTTGTTTTCTGAGGTACATCATACCAATCAGTGCGGCAACAAGCAGAATCAATACTTGGGTTGCAATACCGGGTAAGAGTAAAAGGGAAATTGCAGTCGCTAAACAGAGGGTTACCGAGACTCTTTCTTTACAGAAGTTTTTGTACATTCCCCATGTCGCATCCGCGACGACAACCACTGCTAAAAGCTTCAGGCCATGAACGATATTTTGGAATAAGGTTGTCTCAGTTAACTGGCTGCTGAGTAGCGCTAGAGTCAGCATGATAAGCACCGATGGTAGCGTAAACCCCAGAAACGCCAAACAGGCGCCGCTCAAGCCACCACGTTTGTAACCGAGAGCAAAGCCAACTTGACTGGAGCCCGGGCCCGGAAGAAATTGACTCAATGCGACAATTTGTGCGTATTCTTCATCGTCGAGCCAATTGAGCTTTTCAACAAAGGTATGACGAAAGTAGCCTATATGAGCTGCCGGACCGCCAAAGCTTATCCAACCTAGCCAGAAAAAGGTTTTAAAAATAGACAACATGGTCTGATTACTCTTAGAACAAATACTGCAGACACTTTAAGAAATGTACTAAAATGACTCAAATTAATAGTTTTAATATTATCTATGAATCAAATGGGATTGAGTGTGAAAGAGTTTAACTGGAAGGGGGTAGACCTCAATCTTTTGGTAGCTTTCCAAGCCTTATATCACAAGCAGAGTGTCAGCCTTGCAGCGCAAGATTGTTATATTAGTCAGTCAGCGATGAGTCATACACTACAGAGAATGCGGGCATTATTTGATGATCCTTTATTTGAACGTGTAGGGACATGCATGGAACCTACACAGCGAGCCCATGATATGGCTCCAGTTGTTGATCAACTCTTAGCGTGCATTAAAAACGATTTATTGAGTAAGAAAGGCTTTGAAGCTGAAAATTATCAAGGGGTGTGGAAAATCGGACTGACGGATTATGCTGAGCAGCTCTTTGCACCTCGATTATACGATGCGATAAAGAAGGGATCGCCTCACTCACAGATCAGCTTTTTTAACGTTAACCGGAGCAACTACCAAACCATAGCAGACAGCGAACAGCTTGATGTCATCATTGGCAGTATTGAGAATCCTAATCGTCGTTTCGTATCTCACTATCTCTACTCTGAGCAGCATGTATGCCTGTTTGACCCTATGCCGTTTGACGAGCAAGAGTCTCTCACATTGGAGCAATTTGTTTCTGTGGAACATGCGTTAGTTAGCCCAGATGGTCGACTGGACACCCAGAT
This sequence is a window from Vibrio coralliilyticus. Protein-coding genes within it:
- a CDS encoding tetratricopeptide repeat protein encodes the protein MKGLHFIMLILSMMFLTACASNEPGIDTSLYEGKPIDTLSSDEPPKTEQEAITRGDTALSAGNSDLALYEYIRSLSFENGQYKDRTLYNIGRIHQSRGNLPLAEKAFLLAINENPNNIEVLEQLGTIYSKSGDLELGKSYFLRSINADQIRFKSNKTLNEKDLVKPQEVIELNVDQYSPEYAYMGLGVIADLDAEHKLAQAFYKQALSIKPDSIKTLINVSYSFYMSGDYRKAQRFVLQALKQDSSNEKALNNLALIYLGKGEITRAVNVFSKHMDKPEALNNVGYFLILQGKPDQAIPYLQQAIDSKTSYYKVANENLERALAMVREEKAAEGLAASE
- the chrA gene encoding chromate efflux transporter; its protein translation is MLSIFKTFFWLGWISFGGPAAHIGYFRHTFVEKLNWLDDEEYAQIVALSQFLPGPGSSQVGFALGYKRGGLSGACLAFLGFTLPSVLIMLTLALLSSQLTETTLFQNIVHGLKLLAVVVVADATWGMYKNFCKERVSVTLCLATAISLLLLPGIATQVLILLVAALIGMMYLRKQDQTVPKRFEPSVLPLALFVALLVGLPFITHIMPALALFNDFFQAGSLVFGGGHVVLPLLQNMVGDQITQDAFLTGYAAAQAVPGPMFTFATYIGYELLPQAPVAGALIATLGVFLPGFLLLLGVLKNWQSLSKMPKVSGAVSGVNAAVVGLLIAALYQPVFTSAVMSPLDISLVLVGFYLLKQMKLPIVWMVIFFMIVGVAGGYLT
- a CDS encoding LysR family transcriptional regulator, whose protein sequence is MKEFNWKGVDLNLLVAFQALYHKQSVSLAAQDCYISQSAMSHTLQRMRALFDDPLFERVGTCMEPTQRAHDMAPVVDQLLACIKNDLLSKKGFEAENYQGVWKIGLTDYAEQLFAPRLYDAIKKGSPHSQISFFNVNRSNYQTIADSEQLDVIIGSIENPNRRFVSHYLYSEQHVCLFDPMPFDEQESLTLEQFVSVEHALVSPDGRLDTQIDKTLAKMGHERRVGVASRHFLTIRRLLIGRKMLCIVPKRFAELDIDNHRLKAVPAPLEVPDFDIKLLFLSANQHEEKSIWLRSIVTRVVK
- a CDS encoding type II secretion system F family protein — translated: MENIFEQFTTYNLDEQTVFLGLILLATILIVFTLSLLLVGSKSPLRAKLEQLRDSTRADKLKKGRKFDNTLESLAPMMKPSNSKESESIRQKLMHAGYHDANALTIFYAFKGMSLVVGLGMAAGFYFLAPDMSMLNLAMAISVGVGLYAPNMALNYKVEKRQKRIRGGIADALDLLVVCTESGLGFNSALRRVADELTISHPDFADELDTVCVKINAGIEMSDAFEDMIERTGLTEIAGLVTMLAHASRIGGSLSQTLREYTEDYRDKRNQEVEEIAAKIPTKMIFPLLLFIWPCFFIVAIGPSMLLFTSTLGNG